In the Primulina eburnea isolate SZY01 chromosome 15, ASM2296580v1, whole genome shotgun sequence genome, tatcaTATAACCATAAAAAAAAGATAACTAATGTCAAATAAACTATATTaagtgaatttaataattttaaaccaaaaaaatctaaattaatAAGATTAAAACTCAAAATAGACCTAacttataaaattaaaattggctATTATTTTGGCTCAAACTCTCTTGATTCGTTGCATCCTCAATGTTTGCTACTTTTGTCTCGTCCCCATAATTCAACTTGCTATCCGAATGTTGCTTTTTCATTAATTGACGCACAGtttaaaatcttttgatatatttttggcaaaaatatatatgaaatgaTCTTATAGATTGTATTTATGGATTGTATTTTgtgtgaaatatatattttgtttgagtcattcattaaaaagtattattttttatgttaagaatgttattttttattgtgaatatcgagagggttgacctgtctcggagataaagattcgtgaaatcaTCACGCAAAATATCctctatattttttatttagaaaaaatttatttcattagCCATCTCAACTATTTCAACTTTTATTCTTTTACTTTTCATCAGCCTAATCTTGGACAGTACATTCAATTTCTCAATAAAATGGACTTTTAACAAGAAAATTGTTGGAATAAAATCTACATTTTTCAAACCAATGAATCATGGataagtctcatgtgagaccgttttacgaatattaacctgtgagaagagtcaaccttacccatattacaataaaaaataatactcttagcataaaaaattatactttttaattgatgacccaaataagatatctgtctaaCAAATTCGATccgcgagaccgtctcacacaaatttttgtcatgaaTCATAACCCGAATGGCTGATACCGCCAACCCCAATTGCTCAATCAGACAATTTTGCAAGAAACTgtgaaaaattacaaaaaaaaaaaagagtataaTTTCATTCTCATTTTACGTAATTTGTAATTCCAATTTCTTGTTATATTTACATTCTACGTATACCAATAACACTTGACAATGGCTACAATTACAAACCCGTGGCAATGGCGGAATTCTCGCCGTATATATCCGAAACCCCCGACGCCGCCCACAGCCTCTCGTTGAAAGCCTCCTGCATATCCTCGGGAATAAGCTGCGTCCGGCAAAGGGGGCACGTTTTCTGATCGTGGTCCATCCAACGGTCTACGCAGCTCCGATGGAACACGTGCCTGCAGTTCCTCAGCCTCCGGATCTCATCGTCGCCGGAGAACTCGTACAAGCAGACAGCGCAGCTCTCCGGCGGCTCCATCCCACTTAAATCCGAGAACCTCACCACCGGAAGCAACTCCCGGATGAGAGCCGCCGACGCCGACCTGGGCTCCGCCGCGGGCTCGAGCCGAGATGGGTACTGCGGCGCCTGAGGCTCCAGGAGATCTCTCAAATCGAGGAGAGAAAGAGACGCGCACAGGAGCTTACGGAAGAAAACAAGAACTGTGAGCAGGTAAACCAACGTTTTGGGGATGCATAGGTCGCTGTATCCAACGGGGAATCCCATTTCTCGTCCGGCGGAAGCAGAATGCGTGTAGAATGAGGAAGCGGAGAGGAAGGAGAATGGTGGATTATATAGTGGAAATAGGGGTGACGTGAAATGACGAATATGGGTCTCAACATTATAGGAATGACAGCGGAGGGACTGGTGGTCTGTGGGTCGGTTGTCATGTTGGTTAGTTTGGTATTTTCCATAGTTATTCAATAAGGTATGTGCACGTTACGTGATGGTCATGAACCGTGACGAAGtcagaaatataattttatttagattaaaattttaaattctaaaatattttaatattttaaattaatctatcaaaacaatatatatcaatccaaaattatacaaaatttacgtataatttttctaaaaaaaattggacCACCCGAGACGTGGATGTTCATCCACGTGGCTCCTTCATTCGTCATGAGCTCAATTTTTcatatcatttttttattaaatggcTAGAGCCTATCACAAACAAATGATTTGTTTAGTTTGTTTTATCTGATTAACGTGATTTACAAGCTATTGTGATAGCTTGAATGTTTATCTGATGTGTATCAGAAAGTAGCGGCTACGAGTTCCACgttataaaaaaaaagttacGTGTCATAGATGATTGGGGATTTGGTATTGGAAAAATTGACGTGATATTATAAACATTAACttgtccataataatgttaatTTTCAAGTGAAATATgactaaaaaataataaaattatggtaaaacttgtgtgagacggtctcacgagtcgtatttcgtaagacgaatatcttatttgggtcatcaatgaaaaatattatttttcatgctaagagtattactttttattgtgaatatcagtagggttgacccatctcacagataaagatgtgagaccgtctcacaagagacttactctacAATTATATAACTAAAACCTAGCGGCTAACTTTGACAAATATGAGTACATAAACAGAAAATATGACAACTAGGAAGAACAAATATACTATTTTCcttaaataaactaatttatGAAAGTAGTTTTAACGACTGcatcaatatatttattttttctgttaaaataaaatatatttgtttttaatatgaGGAGTTATTTCTGAAacaatgtatttattttgtatgtgtgtctatatatatatatatatatatatatatatatatatttatatatatatatatatatatatatatttcataaacattaaaaataatctttttaacatataaaatttcataaacatccataacaattgaaaataatcatattagcacataACAGCATTCATAGCACTGTCGTGGCGATTACTAAtgtctaggtgtaaaatgaccattttaccctcggacataaaatttcacgtttttgagaTTTTCTTATTTCCATTGACTAtaacatatcccaaataattatttaagcttacatgaattttctcatatttttatttagcataaatcgaggacttttaatttaatatttaaatatggcgtattaatgcgttttaactcgaattaaaccaaaccttaatataaaatttccaaattaaaaaattagacttttaataattatttgagcttaaatataattttccataattttataaaactgaaactaggcgtttcaattaattcgttaattagcaTTTCATGCGGCGAttaatcccggataaatccaaaactcgttattaaaattagacttttaataattatttgagcttaaatataatcttatttttaacataaccttTTAATCGATATCAGGAGTTGATTCAAAATGTTTTATTCTCTTTATATCGTTTTTGTACAGTTGGTTGAAATTTGGCATCTTTGTTCGCATGTCCAGCAATTATaatctttaaaattttgattagcTCTCGTCATATCTCTTCTAAAACTTTTTCTTGTTGGTATTTGTCCCGTAATACGAGATGAGTTTGATGCATGAGATGACATCCTTCCTACTTAATGATTGTACACTTATTTGTCTAGATTTGTAAGATATGACTTTTTGCCTAGACCTTACTGCTTTTGTTTTCCAAGAACTCCTTCCACTTCGCCTATTTATGTATAAGGATGAGACTTAAAACTCTTCAACTTCTACCTTTGTgatttacttccaataattgttggaagattaTTTTCTCTACAACATAATGAAGTACATTGTTTTTACCCCTTAATATTTTGTAGTTCTTTTGTAATAATGCCAAATGACACAATTCtgtcaatttttttaaagaaaatattctATTCTAGTCAATATATCTGGATTAGATGTATTTCATGATTAGTATTTCTCTTTTATGGACTTGGAATTTTGGAGAAAACGTGTTGCACTGTTGTTCGTTTTTCGACTCCCGAATTTCATATATATttcttgaataaaataatgaattagtCCACTAAATAAATGTTATGTAATTTAATACTATACATAGCTTGAGCAATTTTTTCTATGTATCTCGACTATAGAAATGATTCACCCTTATAAATTATGCCTTAAATAGTGTGTTAATTCTTCCAgctatctcactaagagattctctGGTTAGGACTGGTTCTCTGATTAAGACTCatttctaaaagtttaatgaatcattTTTTATTGAGATCAATTGTTCATGCTGCGATCCTCATAGTCGATGTCCAATCATCAATGAGATATtatctgtttttgaagtccagTACATCAAAGTTAAGCATAATCCCGTAACGATGTACTGGTTCTAAAATAGTCTTTCCACGGGTAACTTCCATTTCCCCTACTATGATTTTACTCGTGGACCTTTTGAAGATGtacatgattttttttactATCCTTTCTGTGTTGGTGTACCACTTTTCGAGCTATGGTTCGAACCATTCGAACCGAACTCGAGTTCatattgaaaataaaacaaaattggCTGTATTTCGAACTTCAAATGGATTATACCTTTCAGCCACTTGGTTGTAGGAGAGATGAGTCGCATGGGTGGGAAGAGACGCCAAATAAAgttcaagaaaaaaaattcgattttaGCCCAACAAAGCCCAAGAGACAGGTAGCAGCCCAACAAATAGCACGGCAAAGATCTGTCGGACTTCACGCTTCTCGCAGCATACTGTCGCAGCAAGAGAGGACGTCGGCTTTCTGACCGCCGCAGCAAACCTTAGTGTTTCGGTCAATACGTAATTGATTCTGCTCTATCTTTATTAATCCAAAACAGTTCTGAATCTTCAACAATTGGATTCTCTGCCTAATTTCAGATGGAATTAGTGAATGTGTCAGATGAGAATGTTACAAATGTGGCATTCAGAAA is a window encoding:
- the LOC140814305 gene encoding brassinosteroid-responsive RING protein 1-like translates to MGFPVGYSDLCIPKTLVYLLTVLVFFRKLLCASLSLLDLRDLLEPQAPQYPSRLEPAAEPRSASAALIRELLPVVRFSDLSGMEPPESCAVCLYEFSGDDEIRRLRNCRHVFHRSCVDRWMDHDQKTCPLCRTQLIPEDMQEAFNERLWAASGVSDIYGENSAIATGL